GGTAACGAAGAATCTGTTTTGGCTTATTACTCAATGAATTCGCCTACACTAAATACTTTTTCTGAAGAAGAGGCTAAAAGATATGAGGAAAAAGGTTCAGCACGCATAGAAAAAGTAATAGATGTACAAGTAAAAACATTGACGTATGTTCTTGAACAATATAATAAAAGTGTTTTTCCAGATTTCTTATCATTAGATGTGGAAGGTTGGGATTATCAAATATTGGAATCTCTAAAGCAATTTCAAACCACTCCTAAGCTGGTTTGTGTAGAAACATATAGCTATACAGAAGGCTATATCTACAAAGAACGATTTGATAACTTAATGAAAGAGTTAGGTTATACAATCTATGGAACGACAACTATTAACACTATTTATGTAAAAAATGAATTATTTTAATATCAATTTATGAAAAATATACAAAAAATAATATATATCCTTCTTTGTCTATCTGTGTTTACATCTTGTATGATGCAAGCAGAATTAGACTCTATACAACCTAATTCTGTACAGGTAAAACAAGGAACAGCTCCTATGCAAAACCAATCTACACTAGTAGAATATGGTACATTGAGAATTTTGAAAGATTCTGTAACCAAAAGTTATACACTTACAAATACAGGTGAACAAATGCTTTACTTTAGTCAAATTACGAGTGATAGCCCAGATTTTTTTGTGAAACTAGAAAAAGATACAGTTGCTTTACTCCCTAAACAAAGCCTAAAATTTTCTGTTACTTTTGCGCCCAAATTAGGAGGAACAACAATAGGAAAGATTAGTTTTTCTACAAATGACCCTGCTTTTCCTGTATTTAGTTTTGGTGTAAAAGGACAAGCTGTTGCCCCTCCTGAGATTATAGGAAGTGGTTCTCCTCAATTTAATGAACTAAATACAGTAGATTTGGGAACAAATGATTTGGGTGAAGATTTGGGAAATGCAACTCGTTTTACTATCGAAATTAATATTGACGACCCTTATGATAGAATAAACGCATCAGGACTTAGTGTTAAGTTAGTACCTATTTTTAGTAATGGAGATAGACCTGAGCCTATCACAAAAACTCCTAGTGAAATTACGCTAAGCGAGGACAAAAAACGCCTTATTTATAGTATTCCTATTCAATTTGGAAGTAGCACTTTTCTAGACATAGAGACAACACTTATTCTTTCAAACGGAGATGTATCTAATGTGTTTACAACTCGTGTAGAAAAACCAGCAGCAGCAGAATAAATAAGTTCAGCTTCAAAACAAGAAAAAGACATTTACTATTTTTATAAAAGTAAATGTCTTTTTTATGGATTATAAAATCTCTCAAAAAATCAATACATTTGAACGACTAAAAATAAATTCTTTTTCTATTTGACTTCTTTTTAATGAATCCTTCTAAATGGCTTTGGCTTGCTAGTCTTGCTTTTCTTCCCTTCTTATTTGCCAAAAATGGACAAACTCAAATTGATTCTGTTCTTTTCAGAACAACAGTTTGGAGTGTGGTCAATTTTTTAATTTTGGTTTTTAGCTTTAAAGAAATACCTTTTTCCATATTCAAAAAAATAGGTATCGTTTCTTTTTTAGGTTATGCAGCAATCGGAATTTTTAGTTATTTCCTAGTTCATTTTTTATATGCTCCTTTTCAGCTTGAAGGAATTTCAGAGATTATACGACTGATTAATTGTTTTTTTTCCATCATTTTTTCTATTCATTTTATCAAAAAAGAAGAAAAATTACTGTCTTTACTTACCAAAATTATTTCGTTGCAAGCCGTCATTTTGGCAGTAATAGGGATTTTGCAATATATAGGAGCTTTGCAGAATTGTGCTGATGGAGTTGCTCCTTGTGGCTTTTTGGTCAATCGGAATCTTTTTGGTTCATATTTGGTGTTAGGACTTCCTTTTGCTCTCTTGGGCTTTCAGAATGCAATTAAGAAGCAAAATAAAGAGGAAAATAATTTTATTACCAGTATTTCTTATTTAGTTGGAATAATTTTTATTCTAATAGGAATTTATCTTTCTCAAACTCGTAGTGCTTATGTGGCAACAGCTTTTATAGGGCTTTTTTATGTGCTTTATTTCTTGCTCAATCTTCGCTTTTTGTATGTTGCGCTTACTGTTTTGGTTTTGGGAAGTGTTGGTGGTTTTGTGTTTTATAAATATTCAATTTTAAATACTGGAAATTTTGACCAAAACTCTAAAGAAAAAAGTTGGAGAGATTTGACACAAACAGATAGCCAAGCAGAACGACTTTTACTTTGGGAAAAAACACTTTCAATGATAAAAGAAAATCCATTTTTAGGAGTAGGTTTTCAAAATTGGAAATATCAAATTCCCAAATATAGTTTGGAAGGACTCAGAAGTGAAAAAAA
This is a stretch of genomic DNA from Bernardetia sp. MNP-M8. It encodes these proteins:
- a CDS encoding FkbM family methyltransferase, with the protein product MSFHSKPHHMLFRKAKPSEKELHQKVSYSQSGEDLIIDFFFTARKIDKPSYIDIGAYHPYKISNTALFYEKGSRGIIIEPNPDGFEKFTKYRPEDTNLNIGIGNEESVLAYYSMNSPTLNTFSEEEAKRYEEKGSARIEKVIDVQVKTLTYVLEQYNKSVFPDFLSLDVEGWDYQILESLKQFQTTPKLVCVETYSYTEGYIYKERFDNLMKELGYTIYGTTTINTIYVKNELF
- a CDS encoding O-antigen ligase family protein, which produces MNPSKWLWLASLAFLPFLFAKNGQTQIDSVLFRTTVWSVVNFLILVFSFKEIPFSIFKKIGIVSFLGYAAIGIFSYFLVHFLYAPFQLEGISEIIRLINCFFSIIFSIHFIKKEEKLLSLLTKIISLQAVILAVIGILQYIGALQNCADGVAPCGFLVNRNLFGSYLVLGLPFALLGFQNAIKKQNKEENNFITSISYLVGIIFILIGIYLSQTRSAYVATAFIGLFYVLYFLLNLRFLYVALTVLVLGSVGGFVFYKYSILNTGNFDQNSKEKSWRDLTQTDSQAERLLLWEKTLSMIKENPFLGVGFQNWKYQIPKYSLEGLRSEKNEVNVQRPHNDFLWIAAESGIITLLFYLFLMSYLVYVGIKNKNILVLVVFAFLIDSVFSFPKERIVHTLILATSIGIILIDDRKLFSKNSLSESNTKKEIDKIEEIKIEEKPIIQNSKNKKKIKSKNKKTGSKSVQKHIEKPKVILPTFKTIPTYLAYLSLFVLAICVYISFVQNRDKAKTIDLLINNQNRNFNAVLPLADQINDYFVPSDYFINSVYMHKGYAYLNLKNPKAAKENYLKGLEQMPYSIALLKQVAVLYQSEKKYDSAIFYYDKMQKIIPHLPETYQQMYNNYLLKKDTLSAKEMIEKCPAPCK